The following nucleotide sequence is from Streptomyces leeuwenhoekii.
ACCCTGAAGGCCCCCGCCCCCGGCGCCACCGGCACCACCGAGGTCACGGCCGACGTCGACGGCGGCGGGCTCAACCGGGTCGTCTTCGCCGCCCAGACCGGTGACGGCGCCTGGCAGACCCTCGGCTCCGCCGACCACGCCCCGTACAAGGTCACCCACACCATCGGCAGGGACGTACCGGCCGGTACCGCGCTGCGCTACAAGGCCGTGGTGATCGACTCCCAGGGGCGCACCGCGAGCGCCACGGCGGCCTCCGTCAGCGGCACCCCGCCCGCCGAGGCGCCGCCCACCGCCTCCGCCCGCGACTACGCGATCGTCCACTACAAGCGCGCCGACGGGAACTACGCCGACTGGGGCCTGTACGCCTGGGGCGACCTCGCCGACGGCGAGGCCACCGAATGGCCCCGCAGCCACCCCTTCACCGGCCGCGACGCCTACGGCGCCTTCGCCTACGTCAAGCTGAAGCCGGGCGCCTCGCACGTCGGCTTCCTCGTCATCGACGAGCAGGGGAACAAGGACGTCTCCGCCGACCGCGCGATCGACGTCACCCGGACCAGTGAGATCTGGATCGAGCAGGGCGAGGAGACCGTCCGCACCGAGCGGCCCGCCGCCGACTACCCGGCGCCGGACACCTCCAAGGCCGTGCTGCACTACCACCGCGCCGACGGCGACTACGACGGCTGGGGCCTGCACGTGTGGGGCGGCGCCGCCGAGCCCACCGACTGGTCGAACCCCCTGAAGCCGGTGAAGACTGACTCCTATGGCGCGGTCTTCGAGGTGCCGCTCACCGAGGGTGCCACCAGTCTCGGCTACATCGTCCACAAGGGCGACCAGAAGGACCTGCCCACCGACCGGTCGCTGGACCTCAAAGCGACGGGCCACGAGGTGTGGCTGGTGAGCGGGGAGGAGAAGTACCTGCTGCCGCAGCCCGCCGGGTCCGCGGCCGCCGTCGACCTGACCACCTCCAAGGCCGTCTGGATCGACCGGGACACCGTCGCCTGGAACGGCCCCGAGGGCGCCGCCTCCACCCAGCTCCGGTACTCCCGCACCGGCTCCATCAAGGCCGAGGACTCCGTGCTGACCAGCACCGACGAGCGGTGGCTGCGGCTGGACAGGACGTCGCTCACCGACGCCCAGAAGGCGAAGTTCCCGCACCTGACGGACTACGCCGCCTTCTCCGTCGACCCGCGCGACCGCGACCGGGTCCGCGAGGCCCTGCGCGGCCAGCTCGTCGCCACCCGCACGGCGGCCGACGGCGCCGTGCTCGCGGCGACCGGCGTGCAGATCGCCGGCGTCCTCGACGACCTCTACGACGCCACCGGGGCGGACCTCGGCCCCACCTTCCGCCACGGCCGCCCCACCCTCGCTGTCTGGGCCCCCACCGCCCGCAGCGTCTCCCTGGAGCTGGACGGTTCGCTCCGGCCGATGCGCCGGGACGACACCACCGGCGTCTGGTCCGTCACCGGCCCGAAGTCCTGGAAGGGCAAGCCGTACCGGTACGTCGTCGAGGTCTGGGCGCCCAGCACCCGCCGGATCGTCACCAACAAGGTCACCGACCCGTACGCGGTCGCCCTCACCGCCGACTCCGAGCGGAGCCTCGTCGTCGACCTCGCCGACAAGTCCCTCGCGCCGAGCGGCTGGACGACGTACGCCAAGCCGAAGGCCGTCCCCCTGCGCGACGCCCAGATCCAGGAACTGCACATCCGCGACTTCTCCGTCGAGGACCGCACGGCGAAGCACCGGGGCACCTACCTCGCCTTCACCGACAAGGACAGCGACGGCTCCAGGCACCTGAGGAAGCTGGCCGAGGCGGGCACCTCGTACGTGCATCTCCTCCCGGCCTTCGACATCGCCACCATCCCCGAGAAGAAGTCCGGCCAGGCCACCGTCGACTGCGACCTGGCCGCCCTGCCCGCCGACTCCGACCAGCAGCAGCAGTGCGTGGCCGAGGCGGCGGCCAAGGACGCCTACAACTGGGGCTACGACCCGTACCACTACACGGTCCCCGAGGGCTCCTACGCCACCGACCCGGACGGCACCGCCCGCACCGTCGAGTTCCGGAAGATGGTCAAGGCGCTCAACGAGGACGGCCTGCGGGTCGTCATGGACGTCGTCTACAACCACACCGCCGCCCACGGCCAGGCGGACACCTCCGTCCTGGACCGGATCGTCCCCGGCTACTACCAGCGGCTGCTGGCCGACGGCTCGGTGGCGAACAGCACCTGCTGCGCCAACACGGCCACCGAGAACGCCATGATGGGCAAGCTGGTCGTCGACTCCGTCGTCACCTGGGCCAAGCAGTACAAGGTCGACGGCTTCCGCTTCGACCTGATGGGCCACCACCCCAAGGCCAACATCCTCGCCGTCCGCGAGGCGCTGGACGCGCTCACCGTCGAGAAGGACGGCGTCGACGGCAAGAAGATCATCCTGTACGGCGAGGGCTGGAACTTCGGCGAGGTCGCCGACGACGCCCGCTTCGAGCAGGCCACCCAGAAGAACATGGCCGGCACCGGCATCGCCACCTTCTCCGACCGGGCCCGCGACGCCGTGCGCGGCGGCGGGCCCTTCGACGCCGACCCCGGCGTCCAGGGCTTCGCCTCCGGTCTGTACACCGACCCCAACCCCTCACCGGCGAACGGCACCCCGGCCGAGCAGAAGGCCCGCCTCCTGCACTACCAGGACCTGATCAAGGTGGGCCTGACCGGCAACCTGGCCGGCTACCGCTTCACCGACACCGGCGGCCGGGAGGTCACCGGCTCCGAGGTCGACTACAACGGCGCCCCGGCCGGCTACGCCGAGGCACCCGGCGACGCCCTCGCCTACGCCGACGCGCACGACAACGAGACCCTGTTCGACGCGCTCGCCTTCAAACTGCCCAAGGACACACCGGCCCAGGACCGGGCCCGTACGCAGGTCCTCGCCATGGCGACCGCCGCCCTCTCGCAGGGCCCGGCCCTCAGCCAGGCCGGCACCGACCTGCTGCGCTCCAAGTCCCTGGACCGCAACTCCTACGACAGCGGCGACTGGTTCAACGCGATCCACTGGGACTGCCGGGACGGCAACGGCTTCGGCCGGGGCCTGCCGATGGCCGCCGACAACGCCGACAAGTGGCCGTACGCCAAGCCCCTGCTCACCACGGTGCGGGTCGGCTGCCCGCAGATCGAGGGCGCCTCGGCGGCCTACCGCGACCTGCTGCGCATCCGGACGAGCGAGAAGGACTTCTCCCTCGCCACCGCCGCACAGGTCCAGTCCCGCCTCTCCTTCCCGCTCTCCGGCCCGGACGAGACGCCCGGCGTGATCACCATGCGCCTCGGTGACCTGGTCGTCGTCTTCAACGCCACCCCGCAGCGGCAGGAGCAGACGGTCGGGGAGCTCGCCGGGACCGGCTACCGGCTGCACCCGGTGCAGGCCGCCGGGGCCGACCCGGTGGTGAAGGAGTCGGCGTACGCCGCGGGGACGGGCACCTTCACCGTTCCGGCGCGGACGGTGGCGGTGTTCTCCCGGATCGGCTGAGCACCGCGGCGCACGGTTAGGGTGAGCCCTGCTGTTCACGAACAGGAGGGCTCATGCCGCAGATCACCGTCGACTACTCCGCCGAGCTGGCGGACGACTTCGACCGGCCCGCGTTCGCGCGGGCCCTGCACACCGCCGTGGTCGACATCGCGGCCGCCAGGCCGCCCGCGTGCAAGACCCAGTTCCGCCGCACCGAGCACACCACGGTCGGCCCGGACACCGAGGGGCACGCCGTCGTGCACGTCACCCTGGGGCTGCTCGCCGGCCGCACCGAGGAGACCAAGGTCCGGCTCACCGAGGCCGTGCTGGAACTGCTGCGGCAGTACGTCAAGCCGGCCGGCGGCCTCGCCCTGCACGCCTCCGCCGAGGTGCGCGAACTCGACCCGTCCTACCGCAAGTACGAGCAGGAAGCCTAGGCCCTGTCCGACCGGGCCTTAAGGGGTGTCCGCCTGGAACCCCCGGGGGACCAGCGTGGCGAGCCGGGCGGCCAGCTCCCGGAAGGGGCCGTCGGCCGGCTCGTCCGCCAGGGTGCGGCGCAGCAGCGTGCCCATCTCCTCGTCGTGGGCGGCGCTCACCGCCAGCAGCGCGGCGAAGTCCTGCACGAGCTGGGTCTGGAGCTCCGCGCGCGGGACGCGCCGGCCGTCCAGCCAGATCAGCGCCGTCGACTCGGCCAGCGAGATCCATGTGCGGACGACCAGTTCCAGGCGCGCGGGCGGATCCGGCACCCCCAGGTGCGACAGGATCTGGTCGTACGCGGCCTGCCGGACGGAGTCGATGAGCGCGCACGTCGCCGAGGCGGTGCTCATGGAGCAGGTGCCGCCCGCGGGGACCGCCGGGCCGCCGCGCATCAGCGCCGAGAACCCGGGGCCGTGCTCGTCGACGAAGTCGAAGAAGCGGCCCATCACGCGCAGCAACCGCGCCCCCAGCGGCCCGTCCTGCGGTTCCGCGAACCGGGCGGCCAGATCCTCCGCCGCCCGCTTCAACGCCGCCTCGTAGAGGCTGAGTTTGCCGGGGAAGTAGTGGTAGACGAGCGGGCGGGAGATGCCCGCGGCGGAGGCTATCTCGTCGATGGAGACCTCGTCGGGCGAGCGGCGGCTGAACAGTTCGAGAGCGACGCCGATCAACTGCTGCCGCCGCTCCTCGACGCCCATGCGGCGGCGTGCCCCGGTAGTCATACGAACACTTTACCGATCGATTCCGGCCGCGGAACGGGCAGATCCGGCAGCGGCGTTCACCTGTCCGGCAGCGGCCGCTCACCCGGGCCCATGTGCGGGGACGGGCATCGCGCCCCCCGCCGGGCGGCGCCTCGCCAGGGTGACCGGCCCTTTTCTTGCAGTCGCCGGGGCGGTGGCCCCCGTGCCGCGGGGGCCCGCCGTCACCGCAGCGCGGTGATCTGCCGCCCGTCCTCCAGGGTGCCCTTCAGCTTCGCCCGCGCCCCCTGCTTCGCCCGTGCCGTCAGCAGGTTGCCGTCCGCGGAGGCGCGGATCCCGCCCGTCGCCCGCACCGACTCCGTGTCGCCGCTCCCGGCGGCCAGCAGATACCAGTCGCCCTCCTCCGACTTCCACAGCACCCCGGCCAGCACATGCGGGTCGCGCGCCCCGCACGCCGTCACGTCCGCGCCGCCGGCCGCCACGGCGCCGTGCCGGCCGCCCGGCGCGCGGAACTGGGCCAGCGCCCGGGCCCCGCGCCCCCGCCACGTCTCGGCCCGGGTGCACACCCACGCGGCCGATCCGCTGTCGTCGGGCAGCGACTGCTCGGCGAACTCCCAGGCGTTCACCGACCGCACGCCCTGCCCGCGCACCGCGCCGAGCGAGCAGGCGTACGGCGCCCAGGTGCGCAGCGCCTTGGCACCGGACGCCTCCCGGACCGATCCGGGCCGCCCGGTGGTGAGGCGGGCGGGCACCAGTTCCCCGAGGTCGGTCATCAGACGCGTGGTGGAACCGTCGGTCAGTTGGAGCACGTTCCACGCCGGGCACCCGCCGTCGTGCCGGACGGGGCTGGACAGCGGCGAGGTCACCCCGCCGGTCAGGGTCAGCTCCATCGCGCCGGAGCCCGGTTCGGCCAGATCCCGCTCGGCGGCCTCGGTCACCCAGGGAGCGGTCAGATAACGGACGTTGCCGTCGGACCGGTCGAGGACCACCGCGCCCGACTCGGCCCGGCGCGCGTTGTCCGCCCGCGCGAGGTCCAGGGCCGCGCCCCGCGTGCCGTCCCGCGGCTCGGCGTACCGGGCCAGGCGCAGACCGTCGTAGAGGATCACCACGCGCGCGTTGTCGACGTTCCCCGCGTACAGCAGGTGCGGGGGGCCGGGCGGGCCGCCGGTGGGGGTGCCCGGCGTCGCCGAGACGCGCACGGCCTCGCCGGGGCGGGCCCAGACGGCGAGGGCGCGGCGCAGCAGGGCCCGGTCACCGGTGAGGCCGCCGCGGGCCGGCCACACGGAGAAGTCGGTGCGGGGCGAGGTCCGCCAGGCGTCGGGCGAGATCCTGATCAGTTGCGCGGGGTCGAGAGCGGTCTGGGCCGCCGCGTTGCGCGCGTAGGGCGGGGCGGCGGGCCCGTCGGGGCCCCAGCCGGCGCCGGGCAGGGCGACCAGCACCCCGCACACGACCAGGGCCGCGCCCGCGACCAGCGCGGCCTTCCCGTGCTGCCGGCGCCGCATCAGATCGGTCGGCCGGGCCACCAGCGAGCAGGGGTCGAACTCGGGGGAGTCCAGCAGGGCGTACTGCCCGCGGACGGTGTCGGCCTCGCCCAGCGCGGCGTCCACGTCGGTGACGCCCGCGGCGGCGAGCACCTCGCGCACATCGCCGTCGGGCAGCTTCTCCAGGCCGCGCAGCGCGTACGCGGCCCGGCCGGGCCCGGACAGGGCGGACAGCCGCTGGTCCAGGCCCAGCTCGTCGGCACCGCCGGAGCGGGGGAACAGCTTCAGGCCCCACACCTGAGGCAGCAATGGCGGCAGCGGGGGCCGGCCGAGCCGCAGCCGGCGCCTGAGCGGCAGGCCCGCCCCCAGCGCCGCGCGCAGCACCCGCAGCCGGAGGCAGGCGTAGCCCGGGTCGACCTCGCGCCCGCCCGGCTGCGACGGGATGACGGGCGCCTCGGTGCGGCTGCGGGGCAGCGCCCGCTGGGTGAGGGCGTGCGCGGTCAGGACGCGGCGGCTGCGGCCGAGGCCCGGCGGCAGCACCAGATAGGCGAGCCGGGCCAGCCGCGGGTAGTGCTCGACGAGCGCGGCCTCGGCCTGTTCGACGTCGACGACCGGAAAGACGGCGGACGGTGCGGGGCGCGGGGCGACATCCTGTGGCTGCACGCCCAGCAGAACGAGCGACGCGTCCGTTGGTCACCGGGCGGCGGGGCGCCCCGCCGCCGGCCCTGGCTCCACGAGCAGCCGGGCGTAGTTCGCCATCGACCTCTGGTAGCGCGGCAGGTGGCCGGCGAGGGCACCCAGCACCAGGGACAGTCCCTCGCGGTCGCGGCCGAGGCTGGACAGGCACAGGGCGAGCGTGGCCCGCACGGCGTCGTCCAGCTCGTCGGACGGGGCGTGGAGTTCGGGCGTGAGCAGCTCGACGCCCTCCTGCGGACGCCCCACGTTCCGCAGCGAGCTGGCGAGCTGGATCCTGGCCCGGCGGCCCTTGTAGCGGCTGACGTCGCTCAGCCCGTGGTCCAGCGCCCGGCGGTACAGGGGGACGGCCTGGTCCGGGTGGCCCGTCGAGTCCCAGGCGCAGGCCCGCTCGAACAGGCCGAGCGGGCTGTCGGGCGGCAGTTCGCCGGCCAGGGCGTCGATCACCGCGCGGAACTCGGCCGCGCGCTCCTCGCCGTAGGTGTCGAAGGCGGCCCAGGCGGTGGCCACGCGGTCTTCCCAGCTCTGGTCGGCATGCTCGCTCACCGGGACACCCTCGCACGGACGGCCGCGCCCGGGCACCCGTATTACGCCCGTGTGCGGTGCGGTGCGGCACGGTGCCGGTGAGCGGCCATGGTGCCCGGCCGCGCTCAGGCGCCGGTGGAGCGGGCCCGCGCCCCGTCGTGCGGATCCCGTTCGATGCGGCGCAGCTCGGCCGCGGAGGTGCCGACGGCGTCCCGCCGGGTCTCGGCCGGCACCCGCACCCGCTCGGCCGGTTCCCCCTGCCGCGAGCCGAGCACGGCCCGGGTGAGCAGGAAGTGACCGTGCAGCAGACGAGGGGCGAGGAGGACGCCGGGGACGAGCAGCGCGGCGGCCGGGGCGGCGGCGTACAGCGCCGTCGCCCGGCCGGTCACCGGCACGAACCCGTACCAGTACGTGCCGTCCCCGGCGTCGGTGAGGACCCGCCACAGACCCGCCGCGATCGCGAATCCCTCCAGGGCGTGGAAGAGCAGCGCCGCCGGCAGCAGGGCACTGACGAACCCGGCGGTCGCGTCCACCAGCAGCCGGCCCATGTCGCGCCAGGTCGCCGGATCGCGGAGCAGCCCGACGGTGCGCGCCCAGGGGTTGGCGTCCGGCGGCAGCGGCCGGTACGCCCGCGGGATCCGCACCCCGCCCCACCGGGCGGCCAGCAGCCGCCTGCGGTCCGCGAACGCCCGCACCCCCGTCAGCACCCACGGCGTGGTCACGATGCCGGCCCCGGCCGGGATCAGCGCGATCGGCACCGCGGACGGGGTGAGGCACAGCACCGCGCCCGGCAGGGAGATCAGCGCCAGCGCGAGCCCCCGTCCGGCCGCCGTCGCCGTCGCTCGTGTCCGTGGCACCTCGGCCGGTCGCCCCGTGCCGGGCCGTGTCTGCGTGGCCATGGCGTCAGTCTCGTCCCGCGGCGGGTCCGGGTCACTGGGCCGGACCCCCGGGCCGGGGGGGTCAGCCACACCCCCCGGCGGCGAGCACCTCGGCCTCCGTCCCGGGGGCGAGCCCGACCGGCGGGCGGTCCGGGCGCCGGGGCGCCGTGCCGCCGATGCCCTCCAGCCAGTCCCGGGTGGCGGCGACGGTCTCGGCGACGGGGCGGCAGCGCAGACCGGTGGCCAGGGCACGGGAGACGTCCGCGCGGTACACCTCGTCGTGCAGGACGCTGCCCGGAGGCACCCACACCGGCAGCTGCGTCCACGGCTCGACACCGGCCGCGAGGACCGTCTCGGGCGGCGTCCAGCACAGCTCGGCGGCCCCGCCCGTGACCCGTACGCACTCCCGCAGGAGTTCCTCCATCGTGGCGTGCCCCTGCGGCCCGGTCACGTTGCAGGGGCCGCCCAGCCCGCGCGCCACGGCTCCCAGCAGCCACTCGGCGAGGTCGCGTACGTCGATGAACTGCAGCGGCAGGTCCCGCGGGCCCGGGGCGAGCATCGGGCCGCCGCGCGCCGCCCGGGCCAGCCACCACGGCAGCCGGCCCACGTTCTCGTACGGCCCGAGGATCAGCCCGGCCCGCACCAGCAGCGAGGCGTCCTCGCCGAAGGCGTCAAGGACGGCCAGTTCCCCGCCCCGCTTGTCCCGGGCGTAGCCGCTCGGCCCGGCGTCGGGCGAGGCGCCCGCCACCAGCGGGGCGTCCTCGGTGTACCCGGGGGCCGGCGGCCAGGCGTACACCGAGCAACTGGAGACGTACACGTACCGCCCGGCGCGGCCCCGCAGCAGCCGCGCCGCGTCCCGCACCGCGCCGGGCGCCGCCGACCAGGTGTCGACGACGGCGTCCCAGGTGCCCTCGGCGAGGGCGGCGAGCCCTCCGGGGGCGGTGCGGTCGCCGTGCAGCGACCGCGCGCCGGGCGGGGCGGGGTGCCGCCCCCGGTGGAAGACGGTCACGTCCCAGCCGCGCCGCAGCGCGGCCTCCACGACGGCGCGGCCCACGAACTCGGTGCCGCCCAGTGTCAGCAGTCTCATGGCGCTGATCCTGACGGGCGCGGCTCCCGGGGGGAACGGCCGTCTGCCGACGGCAGAGGCCGTGTCAGCGTCCCGACGGCGGCACGTACTTGTACCCGACGCGCCGCACGGTCTGGATCACGCCCCGGTGCTCGGCGCCCATCTTGCGGCGCAGACGGGCGATGTGGACGTCGACGGTGCGTCCGTCGCCCACGTGGCCGTACCCCCACACGGTGGTGACGAGCTGGTCCCGCGTGTGCACCCGGTGCGGGTGGGCGACGAGATGGGCGAGCAGCTCGAATTCAAGAAACGTCAGGTCCAGTTGCCTGCCCGCGACCGCGGCGACGCGGCGCACGGTGTCGACTGCGATCAGCGCGTCCCCGCCGGACCCGGGCGCGGCCGGCGGTGCCGGTTCCGGCACCGCCACCGGGAACGGTGGCTGCTGGTCGGCGGGGACCAGCACCAGATAGCCGACCATCGGCGGCTGACCCGGCAGCGCGGGCAGGGTGTGCGGGGGCGCGGGCAGCCAGGTGGCGCCGGGCGGCAGGAGGTCGGTGACGGTGACGGCCTCGTCCGGGCCGACGGAGCGCAGCCGGTGCCGCGGGCCGCTCGCGGCGGGGGCGGACGGAGAAGCCGGGGAGGTGAGCGTGGCGGTGGTCAGGGAACGGGTGGTCGCCATGAGAGGTCAGCTCTTTCGCGCGAGGGGTTCGTCGGAGAGCTCGGCGGGCGCCGGATCGTGCCGGGCAGGCCGAGGGAGGGACGTACGCGGTGCGCGCGGACCGAAAGCCGTGGTGCGGCGGGTGCCGGGTGTACGGCTGTCAGAGGGCCGGCGCGTTCGTCGCGCGGCAACACACCCGGTCGAAGTCGTGGTGCTGACGGGAAGGCCAGAAGGGCTCGAGGTCGTGGCGACCCGGCGTGCTGAGCTTCTGGAGGCTGGCCATGGACCCATTGAAGCAGACCCCGGGGCCCCGCAGGACCCTCCCTCTCACTGCGTGGACGCCCGCCTGTCCGGAAACCGACCTTCCACGCGCGCGAGGGGCGCCCACCTCGACGGTGGGCGCCCCTCGCGCGGAAGCGGAACGGATCAGACCTGGCCGGCCTTCTCCAGCGCCGTGCAGCAGGTGTCGACGAGCAGCCGGGTCACCACGTACGGGTCGACGTTGGCGTTGGGACGGCGGTCCTCGATGTAGCCCTTGCCGTCCTTCTCGACCTGCCACGGGATGCGGACCGAGGCACCTCGGTCGGAGACGCCGTAGGAGTACTGGTCCCACGGGGCGGTCTCGTGCAGACCCGTCAGACGGTCGTCGATGCCGGCGCCGTAGTTCTTGACGTGATCCAGCGGCTTGGAGCCCTCGCCGAGCGCCTCGCACGCGGTGATGATCGCGTCGTAGCCCTCGCGCATGGCCTTGGTGGAGAAGTTGGTGTGCGCGCCGGCGCCGTTCCAGTCGCCCTTGACCGGCTTGGGGTCGAGGGTGGCGGCGATGCCGAAGTCCTCGGCGGTGCGGTAGAGCAGCCAGCGGGCCACCCAGAGCTGGTCGGCGACGACCAGCGGGGCGAGGGGGCCGACCTGGAACTCCCACTGGCCCGGCATGACCTCGGCGTTGATGCCGGAGATGCCCAGGCCCGCCTTCAGGCAGTTGTCGAGGTGGGCCTCGACCACGTCACGGCCGAAGATCTCGTCGGAGCCGACACCGCAGTAGTAACCGCCCTGCGGGGCCGGGAAGCCGCCCTTGGGGAAGCCCAGCGGGTAGCCGTCCTTGAAGAAGGTGTACTCCTGCTCGATGCCGAAGATCGGCTCCTGGGCGGCGAACCGCTCGGCGACCTCGGCCAGCGCGGCGCGGGTGTTGGTGGGGTGCGGGGTCAGGTCCGTGTCGAGGACCTCGCACAGCACCAGTACGTCGTCGCCGCCGCGGATCGGGTCGGGGCAGGAGAAGACCGGCTTCAGCACGCAGTCCGAGGAGCTGCCCTCGGCCTGGTTGGTGGAGGACCCGTCGAAGCCCCAGAGCGGCAGCGTGTCCGGACCGGCGGGGGCGCCCTCGATGATCTTCGTCTTGGAACGAAGCTTGGCGGTGGGCGCGGTGCCGTCGATCCAGATGTACTCGGCCTTGAAGGTCACGGGTGCCACTTCCTTCGGGTGGGTCTTGGCGCACTCGCGGATGCTGCGGCGCTGCGGCACCGGGGCGCCGCCTCAACTGCACGGCAGCCTGTCAACAGGGGGTTTCCCGGTCATTGCCCATATGTGAACCCCTTGTTACCTGGCGTTGGTGTGGCCCACCTCACCGCGTGAGGACGGCGCGCCCGGCGCCGGGCCGGGGCGGCCGCCGCAGCGCGGGGGAGCGCGTGCCCGGCCCGGCCGGTCGTATGCGAGGCGGGAGAGCGCGGCAGGCGGCGGGGCGGGACGGCGCCCGGCACGCGGCCCCGGCCGCCGCCCGTGCCGTGTGTCCTTCCCCGGCTCCCGCCGCCCGTCAGCGGGACAGCGCCTCGCGCACCGCCTCGTCGGTGCGGGCGACGAGCGCCGTGCCGTCGTCCGCCGTGATGATCGGGCGCTGGATCAGCTTCGGGTGCTCGGCGAGGGCCGTGATCCAGCGGTCGCGTGACGCCTCGTCACGGGGCCAGTCCTTCAGGCCCAGTTCCTTCGCGGCGGCTTCCTGGGTGCGGGTGATCTCCCACGGTTCGAGACCCAGCCGGGACAGGACGTCACGGATCTCGTCCTCGCCCGGGACGTCCTCCAGGTAGCGGCGGACGGTGTAGTCGGCGCCCTCGGCGTCGAGCAGGGTGAGCGCGCTGCGGCACTTGGAACAGGCCGGGTTGATCCAGATCTCCATGGGCCCACGGTACGCCGCGGGGGCGCGCAGAACCCGTTCGCCCCTCCCGTCACCGCACCCCCGAAAGCCCTTGTGGCCAGGGGCGATTGTCAGTGCCGGGCCGTAAAATTGAAGCAGTGTTCGAGGGTG
It contains:
- a CDS encoding arsenate reductase family protein, which translates into the protein MEIWINPACSKCRSALTLLDAEGADYTVRRYLEDVPGEDEIRDVLSRLGLEPWEITRTQEAAAKELGLKDWPRDEASRDRWITALAEHPKLIQRPIITADDGTALVARTDEAVREALSR